From the Limosilactobacillus panis genome, one window contains:
- the gpsB gene encoding cell division regulator GpsB, with product MGNINYTPQDILHKQFKEHSIGKGYDMADVDEFLDNVIKDYDTYNKEIDRLNDENERLKAKVDELNRQVEVGATMNTRSANQQPVSNATNMDILKRLSNLERRVFGSQLGDNNGNDDSHLL from the coding sequence TTGGGTAACATAAATTATACTCCACAAGATATTTTGCATAAGCAATTTAAAGAACACAGCATCGGTAAGGGTTACGATATGGCTGATGTTGATGAGTTTCTTGATAATGTTATCAAGGACTACGACACCTACAACAAGGAAATCGACCGTTTAAACGATGAAAACGAGCGGTTAAAAGCTAAGGTTGACGAACTCAACCGGCAAGTTGAAGTTGGCGCCACGATGAATACCCGGTCAGCTAACCAGCAACCCGTTTCTAACGCCACCAATATGGATATCTTAAAGCGGCTTTCCAACCTGGAACGCCGGGTATTTGGTTCCCAACTGGGTGACAACAACGGCAACGACGATTCACACTTGCTTTAG
- the tpx gene encoding thiol peroxidase gives MEITINGEARQLVGNPPAVGEEFPHFKVYDKNDEKIKTRQLLGKVTLLSVVPNINTPVCSIQTKHFNSTMDQFPDVNFLTISTNTIEDQQKWCAAEGVKHMQLASDKDESFGYESKLLIPDEGILARSVWILDQNGKIVYREILKELTDEPNYDQALSELKKLV, from the coding sequence ATGGAAATTACAATTAATGGTGAAGCAAGACAATTAGTTGGCAACCCGCCAGCAGTTGGTGAAGAATTTCCCCACTTCAAGGTTTATGACAAAAATGATGAGAAGATCAAAACGCGGCAACTGCTGGGAAAGGTCACGTTACTAAGCGTTGTGCCAAACATTAATACCCCCGTTTGCAGTATTCAAACTAAGCACTTTAATTCAACGATGGACCAGTTCCCAGACGTTAACTTTTTAACGATCTCGACCAACACGATTGAAGACCAGCAAAAGTGGTGCGCTGCCGAAGGTGTCAAACACATGCAGCTGGCTTCTGATAAGGACGAGTCCTTTGGCTATGAGTCCAAACTGTTGATCCCAGATGAAGGAATCCTTGCCCGGTCGGTCTGGATCCTCGATCAGAATGGCAAAATCGTTTACCGCGAAATTTTGAAGGAACTCACTGATGAACCAAACTATGATCAAGCGTTATCTGAGTTGAAAAAGTTAGTCTGA
- a CDS encoding class I SAM-dependent RNA methyltransferase, whose protein sequence is MQKYQLMATAAAGIEALVGKELRQLGYEAKVENGRVRFTGDMRDILTTNLWLRTADRIKIIVGEFPARTFDELFENTTALPWEEFLPVDAEFPVEGRSHHSQLHNVPSVQAIVKKAIVQRLSKVYHRRTRLPETGNLYPLEVVINKDQVMLTLDTTGESLFKRGYRKNKGGAPLKENMAAALVMLAHWFPDNPFVDPVCGSGTIPIEAALLGHNIAPGINRAFACEQWVNLTPAGLFDDVRDEADDKADYDVKLDIHGYDIDQNMVEIAEENCRAAGLTHDITFKQLALKDWRTDKCNGVIVANPPYGERLSDHAAVHELYRQMGELYRPLTTWSKYILTADLEFEKYYGAKATKRRKLYNGALRTDLFQFWGHKDRSKFRTVR, encoded by the coding sequence TTGCAAAAATATCAATTAATGGCAACGGCGGCGGCCGGGATTGAGGCCCTGGTCGGCAAGGAACTCCGCCAGTTAGGTTACGAAGCCAAGGTTGAAAACGGCCGGGTGCGCTTTACCGGCGACATGCGGGACATTTTAACCACCAACCTGTGGCTCCGGACGGCGGACCGGATCAAGATTATTGTCGGCGAGTTTCCTGCCCGGACCTTTGATGAGCTCTTTGAAAACACGACGGCGTTGCCCTGGGAAGAATTCCTCCCGGTCGATGCCGAATTCCCGGTGGAGGGCCGCAGTCACCATTCTCAGCTCCATAATGTTCCCAGCGTTCAGGCAATTGTGAAAAAGGCGATTGTCCAACGGCTGAGTAAGGTGTACCACCGGCGGACACGGTTGCCAGAAACAGGGAACCTGTACCCGCTAGAAGTTGTAATTAACAAGGACCAGGTAATGTTGACCCTGGATACGACGGGAGAGAGCCTGTTCAAGCGGGGCTACCGGAAGAATAAAGGGGGCGCTCCCTTGAAGGAAAACATGGCGGCAGCGTTGGTGATGCTTGCCCACTGGTTTCCTGATAACCCGTTTGTGGATCCGGTTTGTGGTTCAGGAACGATTCCAATCGAGGCCGCTTTACTGGGACATAACATTGCTCCGGGGATCAACCGGGCCTTTGCGTGTGAGCAGTGGGTTAACTTAACGCCAGCGGGCTTATTTGATGACGTCCGTGATGAGGCTGATGATAAGGCGGATTATGATGTCAAACTCGACATCCATGGTTATGATATTGACCAAAACATGGTGGAGATTGCTGAAGAGAACTGTCGGGCCGCTGGATTGACCCATGACATTACCTTTAAGCAATTGGCGCTAAAGGACTGGCGGACTGACAAGTGCAACGGGGTCATCGTGGCCAACCCGCCATACGGGGAACGGCTGAGTGACCATGCGGCTGTCCACGAATTGTACCGGCAGATGGGGGAGCTCTACCGACCACTGACGACCTGGAGCAAGTACATTTTGACCGCTGATTTGGAATTTGAGAAGTACTACGGGGCAAAGGCAACCAAGCGGCGGAAGCTGTATAATGGTGCTTTGCGGACCGACCTTTTCCAATTCTGGGGTCATAAGGACCGGAGTAAGTTTAGGACAGTGAGATGA
- a CDS encoding LCP family protein, with product MSENNDTKDELAGQQSLNEQVVRHHHHHRHHRHHHRRRILKNIFWWAVGILLLFAIFFATIAWRNLKVTTNDMYNSAGITKQRDADKVLAKRRPVSILLLGTDTGALGRNYKGRTDTMMVMTLNPKKKTTTIVSLPRDMKVDLPGYPDESPAKINAAYTFGGVKESVKVVHQHFNIPIDYYVLVNMGGLEKAINQVGGVDVKSPLTFTYGGVSFKKGTTYHLNGKNALKFSRMRYDDPQGDYGRQQRQRLIITALLKKSISYKTVLNRQFLKSIADSSQTDLTFKNMVTLAKDYRQANAKVVQDHAQGRGQNDDGQDFEVVPSSEQERVTTLLQNSLNN from the coding sequence ATGTCAGAGAACAATGATACTAAAGATGAATTAGCGGGTCAGCAGTCGTTGAATGAACAAGTTGTTCGTCATCACCACCACCACCGCCATCATCGTCACCACCACCGGCGACGGATATTGAAGAATATCTTTTGGTGGGCCGTGGGGATTCTCCTGCTTTTTGCAATTTTCTTTGCAACAATTGCATGGCGAAACCTGAAAGTCACGACGAATGACATGTACAACAGCGCCGGCATCACTAAACAGCGTGATGCCGATAAGGTGCTTGCAAAGCGGCGGCCGGTATCGATCCTCTTACTGGGGACCGATACTGGGGCCCTTGGGCGAAACTACAAGGGGCGGACAGATACCATGATGGTAATGACCCTTAACCCCAAGAAGAAGACGACCACGATTGTCAGCCTGCCGCGGGACATGAAGGTCGACCTCCCCGGTTACCCTGATGAGTCACCGGCTAAGATCAACGCCGCCTACACATTTGGCGGGGTAAAAGAGAGTGTCAAGGTTGTTCACCAGCATTTCAATATCCCAATCGATTACTACGTCCTGGTCAATATGGGCGGCCTGGAAAAGGCAATCAACCAGGTTGGCGGGGTCGATGTCAAGTCACCACTGACCTTCACATACGGTGGTGTTTCCTTCAAGAAGGGAACGACCTATCATCTGAATGGGAAGAACGCGTTGAAGTTTAGCCGGATGCGTTATGACGATCCGCAGGGTGACTACGGACGGCAACAACGGCAACGGTTGATCATCACTGCTTTATTGAAGAAGTCCATTTCTTATAAGACGGTCCTCAACCGACAATTTTTAAAGTCAATTGCTGACAGTTCACAGACGGACCTGACTTTTAAGAATATGGTCACACTGGCCAAGGACTACCGCCAGGCAAATGCCAAGGTGGTCCAAGACCACGCCCAAGGACGGGGCCAAAACGATGATGGCCAGGACTTTGAAGTAGTACCAAGTTCCGAACAGGAGCGGGTAACGACCCTGCTTCAGAATAGTTTGAATAATTAA
- a CDS encoding toxin-antitoxin system HicB family antitoxin, with protein sequence MIKASSYKGTFNVRITPELHRDLVKYADDNEETLNAAVTTAIENLIQVN encoded by the coding sequence CTGATAAAGGCAAGCTCATATAAAGGTACATTCAATGTTCGGATAACACCAGAACTTCATAGAGATTTAGTTAAATATGCTGACGATAATGAGGAAACGTTAAATGCGGCAGTAACGACTGCCATTGAGAACTTAATACAAGTTAACTGA
- the carB gene encoding carbamoyl-phosphate synthase large subunit, which yields MPKRTDIHKILVIGSGPIIIGQAAEFDYSGTQACLALREEGYETVLVNSNPATIMTDNEIADHVYIEPLTVESVSRIIRKEYPDAILPTLGGQIGLNLAVALSKTGLLDELHIELLGTKLDSIDEAEDREKFKELMQRLHEPVPASQTVETVDGALKFAHEIGYPVIVRPAFTMGGTGGGMCHNDEELKTIAANGLDLSPATQCLIEKSIAGYKEIEFEVMRDASDNAMVVCCMENFDPVGIHTGDSIVFAPSQTLSDREYQMLRDCALKLIRALKIEGGCNVQLALDPNSYHYNVIEVNPRVSRSSALASKATGYPIAKMAAKIAVGLTLDEIKNPVTGTTYAEFEPALDYVVCKIPRWPFDKFTLADRRLGSQMKATGEVMAIGRAAEETLQKAVRSLEINQKGLFSVPAHKATDTALEDKLVHAEDDRLFYIAEAFRRGYTIDDVHELTKINDYFLDIVLHLVQLEKQIQDKPAGLATLRLAKKYGFSDQTIANLWKTTADKVRAMRKDNGIIPVYKMVDTCAAEFDSSTPYFYSTYDRENESHRTGKKSVLVIGSGPIRIGQGVEFDYATVHCVKALQSMGYEAIVMNSNPETVSTDFSVSDKLYFEPLTLEDVMNVIDLEQPVGVIVQFGGQTAINLAAGLDKNGVQILGTSVKDLDAAEDRRIFDEIIKKLELKQPVGLTATTHQGVIEAAEKIGYPVLVRPSYVLGGKAMEIVYNEDELRQYLKENADVAADHPILIDAYLEGRECEVDAICDGTDVLLPGIMEHIEHAGVHSGDSMAVYPPQSFDDDIKHQIVSATKKLAIALKCKGIMNIQFIIHNHEAYVLEVNPRASRTVPFLSKITGIEMAQVATRVILGKSLADQGYHDGLYPESKMIHVKAPVFSFNKLDDVDAYLGPEMKSTGEVMGSDQTFAKALYKAFAGAKMKLPDNGSVLLTIEDNDKQTILPLAKRFALIGYRLLATKGTADFLKDNGLHVETVGKIGEDDGDKNIIRVIKDNKVDLVINTMGHNYAKNSDGFIIRQTAIEHNIPLLTALDTVGALLWALENRSFSATAL from the coding sequence ATGCCTAAACGGACAGATATTCACAAGATTTTAGTAATCGGGTCTGGACCGATCATCATTGGTCAGGCGGCTGAGTTTGATTATTCTGGAACCCAGGCCTGCTTAGCATTACGGGAAGAGGGGTACGAGACCGTTCTCGTTAACTCCAACCCGGCAACAATCATGACGGATAATGAAATCGCTGACCACGTTTATATCGAACCCTTAACGGTTGAATCTGTCTCCCGGATTATTCGGAAGGAATACCCGGACGCTATTTTGCCAACTCTGGGAGGTCAGATTGGCCTGAACCTGGCCGTGGCCCTTTCCAAGACGGGGCTGCTAGATGAATTGCACATTGAGCTCTTGGGGACCAAGTTAGACTCCATCGATGAGGCGGAAGACCGGGAAAAGTTCAAGGAACTGATGCAACGGCTCCACGAACCCGTGCCGGCCTCCCAAACCGTGGAGACGGTTGACGGTGCCCTGAAGTTTGCCCACGAGATTGGCTACCCGGTAATTGTTCGGCCGGCCTTCACCATGGGTGGTACCGGTGGTGGAATGTGCCACAATGACGAGGAACTGAAGACGATTGCTGCCAACGGGTTAGACCTTTCACCAGCTACCCAATGTCTGATTGAAAAGTCGATTGCCGGTTACAAGGAAATCGAGTTCGAAGTGATGCGCGACGCCAGCGATAACGCAATGGTGGTTTGCTGCATGGAAAACTTCGACCCGGTCGGCATCCACACTGGGGACTCAATCGTCTTTGCCCCGAGCCAGACCCTTTCGGACCGGGAATACCAGATGCTGCGGGACTGTGCCTTGAAATTGATCCGGGCCCTCAAGATTGAAGGGGGCTGTAACGTTCAATTAGCGTTGGACCCGAATTCCTACCACTACAACGTAATCGAGGTTAACCCCCGGGTATCCCGGTCCTCGGCACTGGCTTCTAAGGCCACTGGTTACCCAATTGCCAAGATGGCCGCTAAGATTGCGGTTGGCCTGACTTTAGACGAGATCAAGAACCCGGTTACCGGAACAACCTATGCCGAGTTTGAACCGGCCCTCGACTATGTCGTTTGCAAGATTCCGCGCTGGCCGTTTGACAAGTTCACCCTGGCCGACCGCCGGCTGGGCAGTCAGATGAAGGCCACCGGGGAAGTCATGGCGATTGGCCGGGCCGCCGAAGAGACCCTGCAAAAGGCCGTGCGGTCCCTAGAAATCAACCAGAAGGGCCTCTTCTCTGTTCCAGCCCACAAGGCCACGGATACGGCCCTAGAAGACAAGTTGGTGCACGCCGAAGACGACCGACTCTTCTACATTGCGGAAGCTTTCCGTCGCGGTTACACGATTGACGATGTCCACGAGCTGACTAAGATTAACGACTACTTCTTGGACATCGTTCTCCACCTGGTCCAACTTGAAAAACAAATTCAGGACAAGCCGGCGGGCCTGGCAACTTTGCGGTTAGCCAAGAAGTACGGCTTTAGTGACCAGACGATTGCCAACCTGTGGAAGACGACGGCAGATAAGGTTCGAGCAATGCGGAAGGATAATGGAATCATCCCAGTTTATAAGATGGTTGACACCTGCGCGGCAGAGTTTGACTCATCCACCCCGTACTTTTACAGTACTTACGACCGGGAAAACGAGAGTCACCGAACTGGCAAGAAGTCAGTGCTCGTCATTGGCTCTGGCCCGATTCGGATTGGCCAAGGAGTCGAATTTGATTACGCGACTGTCCACTGTGTTAAGGCCCTCCAGTCAATGGGCTACGAGGCAATCGTCATGAATTCGAACCCGGAGACGGTTTCAACTGATTTCTCCGTTTCTGACAAGCTCTACTTCGAACCGCTCACCTTAGAGGACGTTATGAATGTAATCGACCTCGAACAACCAGTAGGCGTAATCGTTCAGTTCGGTGGCCAGACGGCAATTAACCTGGCGGCCGGATTGGACAAGAACGGGGTCCAGATCCTGGGAACCAGTGTTAAGGACCTTGACGCGGCGGAAGACCGGCGAATCTTTGATGAGATTATTAAGAAGCTTGAACTGAAGCAACCAGTTGGCCTGACCGCCACGACCCACCAGGGAGTGATTGAGGCAGCCGAAAAGATCGGCTACCCGGTATTGGTACGGCCAAGTTATGTCCTGGGGGGCAAGGCAATGGAAATCGTATACAACGAGGACGAACTGCGCCAGTACCTGAAGGAGAATGCTGACGTGGCCGCTGACCACCCAATCTTGATTGATGCCTACCTGGAAGGCCGCGAATGTGAAGTCGACGCCATTTGTGACGGGACCGACGTCTTGCTGCCGGGGATCATGGAGCATATCGAGCATGCTGGGGTCCACTCGGGGGACTCGATGGCGGTTTACCCACCACAAAGCTTTGACGACGACATCAAGCACCAGATTGTTTCGGCCACTAAGAAGTTGGCAATTGCCCTCAAGTGCAAGGGAATCATGAACATTCAGTTCATCATCCATAACCACGAGGCCTATGTTCTGGAAGTCAATCCACGAGCTAGCCGGACCGTACCGTTCCTTTCTAAAATCACCGGAATTGAGATGGCCCAAGTCGCTACCCGGGTAATCCTCGGTAAGAGCCTGGCTGACCAGGGTTACCACGATGGCCTCTACCCGGAGAGCAAGATGATCCACGTCAAGGCGCCGGTATTTAGCTTCAATAAGCTGGATGACGTTGACGCTTACCTGGGACCCGAGATGAAGTCCACCGGTGAGGTCATGGGGTCCGACCAGACCTTTGCCAAGGCCCTCTACAAAGCCTTTGCCGGGGCCAAGATGAAGCTGCCGGACAACGGGAGCGTCTTGTTAACCATCGAAGATAACGACAAGCAGACCATCCTGCCACTGGCCAAGCGCTTTGCCCTGATTGGCTACCGTCTTTTGGCCACTAAGGGGACGGCAGATTTCTTGAAGGACAACGGCCTACATGTTGAAACCGTTGGTAAGATTGGTGAAGATGATGGTGACAAAAACATTATCCGGGTCATCAAGGATAACAAGGTTGACCTGGTGATCAACACGATGGGTCACAACTATGCCAAGAATTCCGATGGCTTTATCATCCGGCAGACGGCAATCGAGCATAATATTCCTCTGCTGACGGCGCTAGACACGGTGGGGGCCCTTCTTTGGGCTTTGGAAAACCGGTCATTCTCCGCAACCGCCCTTTAA
- the carA gene encoding glutamine-hydrolyzing carbamoyl-phosphate synthase small subunit produces MERYLVLEDGSVYAGEAFGADCSTLGEVVFTTGMTGYQEAITDQSYANQILVFTNPLIGNYGVNLDDYESLQPQIKGVVCHRVARRPTNWRMQDTLPNFLTQRKVPGIQGIDTRELVRKLRQHGTLHGAIVDNVADPDKLLKKIQTAHPTAGIISQVSTKSPYPNPGTKRNIVVIDFGIKHSILRELAERECNVIVLPYTATAEEILNLKPDGILLSNGPGDPEEMTDAAKMVAEVEKHLPLFGICMGHQVFALANGAKTYKMKFGHRGFNHPVRNIATGEIDFTSQNHGYAVDPQLIDQDKLLVTHVEVNDGTIEGLRHKQYPAFSVQFHPDAAPGPHDADGLFDDFISMVDQQRSARTNA; encoded by the coding sequence ATGGAACGCTACCTTGTACTAGAAGACGGCAGCGTCTACGCTGGTGAGGCATTTGGCGCGGACTGCTCAACGCTTGGTGAAGTGGTCTTTACGACGGGGATGACTGGTTACCAAGAGGCAATCACTGACCAGTCCTACGCTAACCAGATCCTGGTATTTACCAACCCCTTGATTGGTAACTATGGGGTCAACCTGGATGACTACGAGTCATTGCAGCCCCAAATCAAAGGAGTAGTTTGTCACCGGGTCGCCCGGCGCCCCACCAACTGGCGAATGCAAGATACCTTGCCAAATTTCTTAACTCAACGAAAGGTACCGGGAATTCAAGGCATTGACACCCGGGAACTGGTGCGCAAGCTTCGCCAACACGGGACATTGCACGGGGCAATCGTTGACAACGTGGCCGACCCGGACAAGCTCTTGAAGAAGATCCAAACTGCCCACCCAACCGCAGGGATCATCAGCCAGGTTTCAACCAAGTCACCGTACCCGAACCCCGGGACGAAGCGGAATATCGTCGTGATTGACTTTGGAATCAAGCACAGCATTCTGCGCGAACTGGCGGAACGGGAATGCAACGTCATTGTCCTGCCGTACACCGCCACGGCGGAGGAAATCTTGAACCTCAAGCCCGACGGTATTCTCTTGTCCAACGGTCCTGGTGACCCGGAGGAGATGACGGACGCCGCAAAGATGGTTGCCGAGGTAGAAAAACACCTGCCGCTGTTTGGCATCTGCATGGGGCACCAAGTCTTTGCCCTCGCTAACGGTGCGAAGACCTACAAGATGAAGTTCGGCCACCGGGGCTTTAACCACCCGGTTAGAAACATTGCTACCGGTGAGATTGACTTTACCTCCCAGAACCACGGGTACGCGGTTGATCCGCAGTTAATTGACCAGGACAAGCTGCTGGTGACCCATGTCGAAGTAAATGATGGCACGATTGAAGGGCTACGTCACAAGCAGTACCCGGCCTTTTCAGTTCAGTTCCACCCGGACGCTGCACCGGGCCCCCACGATGCTGACGGCTTATTTGATGACTTTATTAGCATGGTAGACCAGCAAAGGAGTGCACGAACGAATGCCTAA
- the pyrR gene encoding bifunctional pyr operon transcriptional regulator/uracil phosphoribosyltransferase PyrR, producing MNKQIIDAMAMKRALTRITYEIIERNKGFDDLILIGIKTRGEFLARRIAEQMAKLENAQILVVPLDITGYRDDLQNDQVAKESKVTTKLPVNIDDKQVVLVDDVFFTGRTVRAAMDALMDQGRPQSIRVAVLIDRGHREMPIRPDFVGKNVPTSSEEKVKVNMTEVDDQDDVELINLNK from the coding sequence ATGAACAAACAGATTATTGACGCAATGGCAATGAAGCGAGCTTTGACCCGAATTACTTATGAAATCATTGAACGGAACAAGGGCTTTGACGACCTGATCCTGATTGGGATTAAGACCCGCGGTGAATTTCTTGCCCGGCGGATTGCGGAACAGATGGCCAAACTCGAGAATGCCCAGATTCTAGTGGTTCCCCTTGATATCACCGGTTACCGTGACGACTTGCAAAATGACCAGGTGGCAAAAGAAAGTAAAGTCACCACGAAATTGCCGGTCAACATTGATGACAAACAAGTCGTTTTGGTTGATGATGTCTTTTTCACCGGCCGGACAGTGCGGGCGGCAATGGATGCCCTGATGGACCAGGGACGGCCCCAAAGCATCCGGGTGGCGGTTTTGATTGACCGCGGCCACCGGGAAATGCCAATCCGGCCTGACTTTGTTGGCAAAAACGTTCCAACATCCAGTGAGGAAAAGGTTAAGGTCAACATGACCGAAGTTGACGACCAGGATGACGTTGAACTAATTAACTTGAATAAGTAA
- a CDS encoding dihydroorotase encodes MKTLIQNGTVYVNGRLICADVLVDDNIIEAIGNLPDLADEVGHIINASGKLVTPGLVDVHVHYRDPGQTQRETIKTGTAAAIHGGFTTVGAMPNVDPTPDTPERVAHMVKRNQEEGLVHIAQFATITTGRQGDQLVDFAGVKRAGAFAVSNDGSGVQTAGTMYKAMEGAAKAGLPLAAHVEDNSLLFGGVMNESQRAKELGLPGAPSVSESAQVARDLVLAKATGVHYHICHVSTKESIEMVRFAKQQGVNVTCEATPHHLLLADKDIPAGNTNYKMNPPLRHEEDQQALIAGLLDGTVDMVATDHAPHTVSDKPNDFTKAANGITGSETAFCELYTKLVKTGICRLTQLLDWMTAKPADLFGLKDAGHLEPGKPADIAIFDLDHQFEIKQEDYQSKGINNPFTGDKVYGETVLTMVDGKVVYERKED; translated from the coding sequence ATGAAAACTTTAATTCAAAACGGCACCGTCTACGTCAACGGTCGGCTGATTTGCGCCGATGTCTTAGTTGACGATAACATTATCGAAGCCATTGGCAATCTTCCCGACCTCGCTGACGAGGTTGGTCACATCATTAACGCCAGCGGAAAGCTGGTAACACCTGGCCTGGTGGACGTTCACGTTCACTATCGCGACCCTGGCCAAACGCAAAGGGAAACAATCAAGACCGGGACAGCAGCTGCCATCCATGGTGGTTTTACCACGGTCGGGGCAATGCCAAATGTTGACCCCACCCCTGATACCCCTGAACGGGTGGCCCACATGGTCAAACGTAACCAGGAGGAGGGCCTGGTCCACATTGCCCAGTTTGCAACGATCACAACCGGGCGGCAGGGTGACCAGCTGGTCGACTTTGCAGGCGTCAAGCGCGCCGGTGCCTTTGCTGTTTCCAACGACGGGAGTGGGGTGCAAACTGCGGGCACCATGTACAAGGCGATGGAAGGTGCCGCTAAGGCGGGTCTCCCGTTAGCTGCTCACGTGGAAGACAACTCCCTCCTTTTTGGCGGCGTAATGAACGAAAGTCAGCGGGCAAAGGAATTAGGCTTGCCCGGCGCACCGAGCGTGTCTGAATCAGCTCAGGTTGCGCGTGACCTGGTGCTGGCTAAGGCAACGGGGGTCCACTACCATATCTGTCACGTTTCAACTAAGGAAAGTATTGAAATGGTCCGCTTCGCAAAGCAGCAGGGGGTCAATGTAACCTGTGAAGCCACTCCGCACCACCTCTTGTTAGCCGACAAGGATATTCCAGCAGGTAACACCAACTACAAGATGAACCCGCCGCTGCGGCATGAAGAAGACCAGCAGGCGTTAATTGCGGGCCTGCTTGATGGGACGGTCGACATGGTTGCAACGGACCACGCTCCCCACACCGTTAGTGATAAGCCGAATGACTTTACTAAGGCAGCTAACGGCATCACGGGAAGCGAGACGGCTTTCTGTGAGCTCTACACGAAACTGGTCAAGACCGGAATCTGCCGCCTTACGCAGCTGCTCGACTGGATGACAGCCAAGCCGGCCGACCTCTTTGGCTTGAAGGATGCGGGACATTTAGAACCCGGTAAGCCGGCTGACATTGCAATCTTTGACCTTGACCACCAATTTGAGATCAAGCAAGAAGATTACCAATCCAAGGGGATCAATAATCCCTTTACTGGTGACAAGGTCTATGGTGAGACCGTCTTGACGATGGTCGACGGCAAAGTGGTTTACGAACGAAAGGAAGATTAA
- a CDS encoding aspartate carbamoyltransferase catalytic subunit: MTEFVKLPHFVSVENLGVDRINTLIKRAEYFKNGGARPQLKTPVYVTNMFFENSTRTHTSFAMAEKKLGLTEIPFDAAHSSMSKGETLYDTCLVMNALGVNLSVIRASQNAYYEPLINHRADQHLNLGIVNAGDGSGQHPSQSLLDMMTIHEHFGSFKGLKIAIVGDITNSRVARSNMEILTRLGAEVYFSGPDYWYDHAFDKYGKFCPLDDLVDKVDVMMLLRVQHERHAGDANESKFDAAKYHEKYGINHDRYNRLKDQCLIMHPGPINHDVELAGNLVEAPKCAFFKQMQNGVFMRMAMLEAVVRGRHLGGLE; the protein is encoded by the coding sequence ATGACTGAATTTGTTAAGTTACCACACTTTGTAAGTGTTGAAAATTTGGGTGTTGACCGGATTAATACCCTGATCAAGCGGGCTGAATATTTTAAGAACGGTGGTGCAAGGCCCCAGCTAAAAACGCCCGTCTACGTCACGAACATGTTCTTTGAGAACTCAACCCGGACGCATACCAGCTTTGCAATGGCCGAAAAGAAGCTGGGCCTTACCGAAATCCCCTTTGACGCCGCCCACAGTTCGATGAGCAAGGGCGAGACCCTTTACGACACTTGCCTGGTGATGAATGCGCTGGGCGTTAACCTGTCCGTCATTCGGGCAAGTCAAAACGCCTACTATGAACCGCTGATTAACCACCGTGCCGACCAGCACCTCAACTTGGGGATTGTCAATGCCGGTGACGGGAGCGGCCAACACCCATCCCAAAGCCTCTTAGATATGATGACCATCCACGAGCACTTCGGTAGTTTCAAGGGCTTAAAGATTGCCATTGTTGGTGACATTACCAACTCCCGGGTTGCCCGGTCCAATATGGAAATCCTGACGCGGCTGGGGGCTGAAGTTTACTTCTCTGGTCCCGACTACTGGTACGACCATGCCTTTGACAAGTACGGTAAGTTCTGCCCGCTAGACGACTTGGTGGACAAGGTTGACGTGATGATGCTTTTGCGGGTGCAGCACGAACGGCATGCCGGTGACGCTAACGAAAGCAAGTTTGACGCGGCTAAGTACCATGAGAAATACGGAATCAACCATGACCGTTATAACCGGCTGAAGGACCAATGCCTGATTATGCACCCCGGTCCGATCAACCACGACGTCGAACTTGCCGGTAACCTGGTTGAAGCACCCAAGTGTGCCTTCTTTAAACAAATGCAAAACGGCGTCTTCATGCGGATGGCAATGTTGGAAGCAGTTGTCCGTGGTCGTCACCTGGGAGGTTTGGAATAG